One Vicinamibacterales bacterium genomic region harbors:
- a CDS encoding DPP IV N-terminal domain-containing protein, producing the protein MSSSRSFATAAIAVALLAVAGAQQADVRTALETQIDRIYKDHAYEAPRFGPARWLPDGSAYAIVERRGQGSEIARYDAASGARSVQARTPLDVDDYAWSADGTRLLVFTNTRKVWRQETRGDYYVIDVANGSQKKLGGDAPESSLMFAKFSPDAARVAYVRQNNIYVEQIATGAITPLTTDGTAPPGGAAWAPATAGTIVNGTSDWVNEEELDIRDGFQWSPDGARIAYWQFDTSGVGNMTLVNDTSALYPTTTTYAYPKPGTANSAVRVGLVPATGGATSWVRLPGDPRNTYVASLDWIDASTVAMQQLNREQNENSLFLADAATGGVTRVFQDRAYEMDGHPTWVDVQSEIEWIDHARAFLWLSERDGWRHIYRVPRSGGPAALITNFDAEVTDMVGVSEDAGTVYFLASPDAATERYLYRAPLDGSSAPVRVTPSDRPGWHTYTPAPGARLAFHTYSSFDRVAAMDVISLPDHRLLRTLTDPSALQAALAGLLQPPVESLRVAVGGGVTLDGWMIKPRAFDPSRKYPVIVQVYGEPAAQTVTDRWGGDGTLFHRALADAGYLVVSFDNRGTPAPKGAAWRKVIYGAVGELAAAEQAAAVKAFAASRAYVDPDRIGIWGWSGGGSDTLNCMFRDPDVFKVGVSVAPVPDQKLYDTIYQERYMGVPDRNEDGYGRGSSINFAAGLRGRLLIVHGSGDDNVHYQGTERLVNRLVELGKRFDLMVYPNRTHAISEGPGTTPHIYQLIARYFVTNLPPGGRGPGGRGQTGVRPGSDGGQTTR; encoded by the coding sequence TCGACCGAATCTACAAGGACCACGCCTACGAGGCGCCGCGGTTCGGGCCGGCGCGCTGGCTGCCCGACGGCAGCGCCTACGCGATCGTCGAACGCCGCGGGCAAGGGAGCGAGATCGCGCGTTACGACGCGGCCAGCGGCGCACGGTCGGTGCAGGCCCGGACGCCGCTCGACGTCGACGACTACGCATGGTCGGCCGACGGCACCCGGCTGCTGGTCTTCACCAACACCAGAAAGGTGTGGCGCCAGGAGACGCGCGGCGACTACTACGTGATCGACGTCGCGAACGGCTCGCAGAAGAAGCTGGGCGGCGACGCGCCGGAATCCTCGCTGATGTTCGCGAAGTTCTCGCCCGACGCCGCGCGGGTCGCCTACGTGCGCCAGAACAACATCTACGTCGAGCAGATCGCGACCGGGGCGATCACGCCGCTCACCACCGACGGCACCGCGCCGCCCGGCGGTGCCGCCTGGGCGCCGGCCACCGCCGGCACCATCGTCAACGGCACCTCCGACTGGGTCAACGAGGAAGAGCTCGACATCCGCGACGGCTTCCAGTGGAGTCCTGATGGCGCCCGCATCGCCTACTGGCAGTTCGACACGAGCGGCGTCGGCAACATGACGCTCGTCAACGACACCTCAGCCCTCTATCCAACGACGACCACCTACGCCTATCCCAAACCCGGCACGGCCAACTCCGCCGTCCGCGTCGGCCTCGTTCCGGCGACTGGCGGCGCCACGAGCTGGGTGCGCCTCCCGGGCGATCCCCGCAACACGTATGTCGCCAGCCTGGATTGGATCGACGCCTCGACGGTCGCGATGCAGCAACTGAACCGCGAACAGAACGAGAACAGCCTGTTCCTCGCCGACGCGGCGACGGGCGGCGTCACGCGCGTGTTCCAGGATCGCGCCTACGAGATGGACGGTCATCCCACCTGGGTCGACGTGCAGAGCGAGATCGAATGGATCGATCACGCCCGGGCGTTTCTGTGGCTGAGCGAGCGTGACGGCTGGCGGCACATCTACAGGGTGCCGCGCTCGGGTGGCCCGGCGGCGCTGATCACGAACTTCGACGCCGAGGTCACGGACATGGTCGGCGTCAGCGAGGACGCCGGCACTGTCTACTTTTTGGCGTCGCCGGACGCCGCCACCGAGCGTTACCTCTATCGCGCGCCGCTCGACGGCTCCTCGGCGCCGGTGCGCGTCACGCCGTCGGATCGGCCCGGATGGCACACCTACACGCCCGCCCCCGGCGCGCGGCTCGCGTTTCACACCTATTCGTCGTTCGACCGCGTCGCCGCGATGGACGTGATCTCGCTGCCGGACCACCGGCTGCTGCGAACGCTGACCGATCCCTCGGCGCTGCAGGCGGCGCTCGCCGGCCTTCTGCAGCCGCCGGTCGAGTCCCTGCGCGTGGCGGTGGGCGGCGGGGTGACGCTCGACGGCTGGATGATCAAGCCGCGCGCGTTCGATCCGTCCAGGAAGTATCCGGTCATCGTCCAGGTCTACGGCGAGCCGGCCGCGCAGACGGTGACCGATCGATGGGGCGGCGACGGCACGCTGTTCCACCGCGCGCTCGCCGACGCGGGCTATCTCGTCGTCAGCTTCGACAACCGCGGCACGCCGGCGCCGAAGGGGGCCGCCTGGCGGAAGGTGATTTACGGAGCGGTCGGCGAACTCGCCGCGGCGGAGCAGGCGGCGGCCGTGAAGGCCTTCGCGGCCTCGCGCGCTTACGTCGATCCGGATCGCATCGGGATCTGGGGCTGGAGCGGCGGCGGCTCGGACACGCTCAACTGCATGTTCCGCGATCCTGACGTGTTCAAGGTCGGCGTGTCGGTGGCGCCTGTCCCCGATCAGAAGCTGTACGACACGATTTATCAGGAACGCTACATGGGCGTGCCCGACAGGAACGAAGACGGCTACGGCCGCGGCTCGTCCATCAACTTCGCGGCCGGCCTGCGAGGTCGCCTGCTCATCGTCCACGGATCCGGCGACGACAACGTGCATTACCAGGGCACGGAGCGGCTGGTCAACCGCCTCGTCGAGCTCGGCAAGCGGTTCGACCTGATGGTCTACCCCAATCGCACGCACGCCATCTCGGAAGGCCCTGGCACGACCCCGCACATCTATCAACTGATCGCGCGCTATTTCGTCACGAATCTGCCGCCCGGCGGCCGGGGGCCCGGCGGCCGGGGTCAGACCGGGGTCCGACCGGGGTCAGACGGGGGTCAGACCACCAGATGA